From Fusarium musae strain F31 chromosome 8, whole genome shotgun sequence:
GCAGGTTTTGAGGCGGGGGCCGATGGTGCAGGAGCTGGTGCTGGCGCTGGCTTCTCTTGAGGAGCGGTTGGTTCCTGGACCGGCGCTACAGGTGCAGGCTGGGGCTCCGGTACGGCTTCAGTGGTGATGACGGTCTCGCTCTCCACAGGTTCGAAGTCATCGTAGAAGAGGTCATCGTCGGTACGTCCTCCAAATTGGTCATCCATGGTTGGCAACGGTGGCGGTTTACAAAGAAGTTGAAACAAGATGAAAATGATAATCAAAAATAATGCAATTGGATACGTATAATATAGGCCGCGCAGTTGTCCAAGAAAAAGCCAAATAGAGATCTGTAAAGTTTAAGAGGGATGAAGTTCGCGCAACAACATACCCCGCGGAATCCAGAGGGTCACAATGTGGGGGAGGTTCGGCGGGTGATAAGTGGAGCCGATGGAAAGACACACGCGGTTAATTGTTGGAGCGCTCCGGTTATGAAGATAATTTGCCTGAACTGGAGGATATTATAAGGTTTATTGAGCCCATGAAGACCTCTATAGTATCCGAATACAGCACCGACCAGAAGACCAATGTTAAACTCTTTGGTTACAATTATGTATCTTATCCCGCCAACATATTGGCACAGGGTAGTCTACCGGTAAATGGGATGAAATGTTGGTGATgtcaaggaagaaaagagtgGCGCGATATCTATGatggagaagttgaagttggatGAAGGGAGGCATGCATTCTAGAGGCTTGGTGGACAGAGAACAAACCATGACTGGCAACCAGAAAAAACTAGGATATGATATGTGCAAACGTGGGACATTGTCTAAAAGCACAAAAGAAATTGGCTATGAGACTGATCTCGTGTCAATCGGATGTCTGAAGCAAATGATTTCCTTTATTCCTTCGGCTGATCTTCCTTTTCAATGGCGACCAGGCGCATCTGTTCTTCGGCAATTGCTCTCCGCTTGTGATATGCTTGTCTAAGCGCTTCGATAGATCGCCCAGGAAAGTAATGCTGGGAAATGTTATGTCAGTACTTTAGTGAGAGGGCTGGGTAAGTCAAACAATAACTTACGCTGATATCTCTCCATGAATTCCCCTCTCTCTTCAGCTCGATGAGCCGCTTCATTTCGTCTTGGTTCCAGAACTTGTAGCCCGGGTTGCTGCTCTACATAAAACGACGTTGTCAGCGGTGAATATATAGCTACGAGCGACTGGGCACTTACCGTCTCAGCCTCCGATATGGAGAGGGCTGCCCCGGGAGTTGAGGCAAGTGAAGCAGAGAATGATCTTGTAGTCAGCAGGGCTTGCTGTCCAGGCTCAGACACGTCCTGGTTCGAGCTGGTTTCCAGCCATGGTCGAAAACCAGGGCTCTCTGGTAAGGGTGTTCTGCCTTTCGCCAAAGCCCGTACTTGCCAGGACTTCAGAGCATTAGGAGGCGTTTCGTTGTTGATCCCAGACATGATTTGTATAAGGAAATGATCAGGATAGTGATGTTTCTGCTCTTGTAGAAAGCAATGTTCAGGTCTGGCTTTAGAGGAAACTAATATACTAAGAGATAAAATGATTATATATACTGGAAAATCTTGGCGAATTCGCAAGTGAATGCTGTGGGCACTGACAAAGGACAGTGAATGAAGTATCTTCATTGTTCCATTGAAAGCCAGTGACCAGTCACAGCCAGGGTGGCCATGTGCCAATGTGACTGCATCTGTTTATGCAGTAGTAAGATAAAAATTATTGGTACAAACAGTGGTGAATGAATGGTTATGTAGGGCAGTGCATTATGATGAAATGTAGCCTATTGTGTCGGAATTGTGTATTGTCCTCCATTTCGAGCAACGCCGTCTCCAATCGGATCTCGGATTCTAGAACTTCAGCAATCGTAATTACTTGTATTGGAACTGGCTGGGTGACCAAAGGTCTTGCTAGGGATTCCTCTACGATAGTCAGATGAGCCTCTGATAAGAGGATTTGAGGAAACCGCAGACATACGCCTCGGAGCTCATGACCCTGTTTGGAGACCAAATGTTGGACCACTCTTCGTTCTATATGGGGAAGATGTGTCAAGATCAATAACAATGCCAAGCCATGGTCGATGGCCCGGCGCGTCGGGAAGAGGAGTTCGGCCGAGCTCAAGAGCTTTTCGTTGCCACGGTTTGATACGGTCAGGCATTGCGAGGGTTGATGTAAGGTGATGTGAGTTGAGAGTGAATGTATATCAGGAGGGGAAGCActgttatttatatttattctCTGGAAACTTTGAGTTAAAGTCAACGACTAAGTTTAATGGTGGAAAAGTGTAGCAAGGCTTTTGTCACGAGGAAAGTTTTGGATCTCGCTAAGCGAGCTCGCAAACTGCTACTAGATCAGATTCTGACTGTAACTTAGGCAAATCTTTTGTCTTTTGTTGCCGTTCTGACACGACACTCCTTTTCCTGTCTTCGGGGTGCTATAATACTTGCTCGCTAACCCGGCGTTTGGTCATGGAGCTGTGACTCTTGCCCCCTGTTGATTTGCTGAGTGAGTCAAGCTTATCATTTCTGATACAACTCATGATATCTGGGCGTGGCATAAATGAAAAGAGCATGTTTAAAACTACAGGAGTCAATGTTCCTTGGTTATAGTTCAGGCAAAAAGTATAGGCTCGAATAACTATGGTTCTGACAAATCGTACGGCACTTGGGGAAGATTTACCTATACCAAATGCCTGAAAAGTGTCGTGAAGCGGGTCCATGGAAAGACTATCGCATAGACGAATCATTATATATGAATCTGTGTTTCATCATTGACCCGAGGCATCGAATCTGGCCAGAGAGAGCCACGATATCCTGGCGGGCAATCTGGGTATTCTTCCAAGTTTGGGAAACGGCCTTGTCAGATTAGGGCAacattaatatatagctagaaAAGAGTCACAGTATCGGCCCAACTGATATAGTGTTACGACTCTGAATAGCTTCGATGAAAGACTGATTTATGTTGTTGCTACCGTTATGGCCGTTATATTTCTGTATATACTAGGCCGAGGACTTGATCTGGTCCTTCTCTGCTAACCTTTCGTTGGTTTTCTCCTCCCCGATCTTTTGTTCCACTACATGTCTTCGCTTGTGGAAGGTTTGCTTTAGCGCCTCAAGGGTGCGGTTAGGAAACGCTCGCTATAGAATTGTTAGTACTTAGGAATGAATCATGTACGAGAGATTAGAAATAAAACTGACCGCAATGGCGCTCCATTTAGCCCCGCCAGATCTCATTTCTATCAACCGACGTACTTCAGACTCCTCCCAGAAACGGTACGACGGGTTACTACTTTCCTGATAATTggtttaat
This genomic window contains:
- a CDS encoding hypothetical protein (EggNog:ENOG41); translation: MSGINNETPPNALKSWQVRALAKGRTPLPESPGFRPWLETSSNQDVSEPGQQALLTTRSFSASLASTPGAALSISEAETSSNPGYKFWNQDEMKRLIELKREGNSWRDISHYFPGRSIEALRQAYHKRRAIAEEQMRLVAIEKEDQPKE